TTAGAATGCTAAATAAGGAAGGGTCAAAGCGAATGTAAAATAAAGatcgtttaaaacaaaaaccagaggaaaaaagcaacatcgaATAGCAAGTATAagatgtaataaaacaaagcttcaTAAGACGAATGATGGAGATGGGATGAGAGgagcttttattttacttctttgCTTGATgataaaaacaagttttcgcTTTCATGCTTGTCTTCTTCcattggtttggttttacTTTGCGAATAGAAGGTGGGTTTAGTACTACGCGTCGGTCGTTCTAAATTAATAACATAAAGAAGATGGTCTTTGTCAGCGATAGATAACGCTCGAACTAACATATCAAGAGAACGAGAGTGGGATTGCAAATGCTATACGTTGAAACTGTGCCGCATGCAGTTCACCCGACCGGTCTCGTTTAAATAAGACCATCGGACACGGTACCaatcagcagcagttgtgtGCCAGAGGTTGAGTGACGCGGTTAAAGTTGAAAGGTGCCTTCTAACATCCAATCGTGCCGGGTCGCAGTTTCGCTTGACCACGACGACCGAACTGTGTGAAAGGATATTTGCTGCGCAATTCAGAAAGGAATTTACCTGGAAAATGATAGAAAAGTGATAGTGGAACCGATCTTGCTCGAGTCTAAGATCGTACAACGTATTTCTCCCAATCCAAGAGTGGAATAAATGTACATTTTAACGTGTAAAAAGTAGTGAAAGTTGCGAACAATCGCTAAGATTGTGTACAGTTAAGTGACCGAGCGATCTCTATGGTGTAGTATAACCTTTCAGTGATTATACATTATTTTACGAAAGAACATCaaaatggtgaaatattttgtgATGGTAAGTAAAATTACCAACTTTAAGTGATCTGGTGATTCCTATGGTGGCAGTGCTGGGTTTTCATACAACAACATAAATACATCAAATAAATTCCGCCAAACTTTAGCTTAAAGTGCATCCCAAGCCCAAGAAGCCAAGCCTAACAGTAACAGTAGATATTCTACATGTGCTCGGTGCTATTATTTTTCGTGCTTCGTTTATTATTTGTGTTGCATCCCCCTTCAAGCGATCCTCAACTGCGTTCTGCAACAAAGAGCTTTTCCGTCATAATTGTTACGGTTCCTCCATGGTTGTTCCGCACACAAGGAGACAAGAATTCTTCTAAGCATTTTTCCTTTAGAACCCGGCTAAGACCGTTTCGTTAgacccttggtggtagcaaagggctctgaatgttttccatccaccatccccTGGCATGTGACTTGATCGTGCTTGCCAGGTAAGTTTGACCGGGATTCTAACAGAGCTAATTGCGTTGTACAGTTTAAACCTAGAAGTGCGGTCTTGAAGTTGGTGAAGCTGCTCCAAGATCGGCAACATGGTGATTATTTGATCAGTGATTGATTTTCCGATTCGATATCCCTTCTGACAGTTTCTTGCTATCTCTTCTACGATTACGACAAGATAATCTTGTAGTATGAGGGAGAATATCTTGCAGGCCTCATTCAACACCGTAATACTACTGCTATTACTGCACCATAGCTTATCTTCCTTCTTGTACATGGGTGAGATGATACCAAGATTTTAATCACGAGGCATCGATTCACTATACCCACCTCAGTAATAATTGCAAGAATTTCGACTTCTAGTGCTGTACCTCCATTTTTGATCCGTTCGGCTACTATTCCGTCGGTGCCTGGTACTTTATTATTCTTGAGCCGACCTATGGCCTTTCGTGTTTAGTCAAGGTATGGTAAGGTGGCAGTAGCATGATGCCTACTGCTAGTGGATAgatttgtaaattttcaataattctAGATCCTTTAAAGAATCGTAGAAAGATCGTAACTGTTTAGATATTTATGAATCCAAAGGGTTTTATAAATCTTCAGAAATTCATGAATGGTCAGATACTTAGAGAGTCGAAACGTAACTCGAATGATTCTTCattgaatttcatttataAAAACTCCGTTAAATACAACCCTGGTTTATAGTCAAAGTTatgaaaacgtttttttttatttttaggttTTCGAtaatttagttttagttttaattttttcaataaCATGATAATGAACTTGCGCACTATATTCGAAAGATATAATAAAGTCACAGAGCGCGACTGTGGTAATACAAAGAATGAAGTTAATGAGAAGTCACGCAAGAAAATGTGAATTTCCAATGCcctggaaaaaaagaagataatcTGTTCTACTACAATGATAATTTGTAGATGCAGCTGACGTGAAGTTTGATGAGTTTGACAACGAAGCTCGGCaacaatgtttgatttttgtaatttattgaCTTGCTGTAAAtagttgtaaaattaaaatacgcACTGTACTCACAAAAAATCGTAGTACTAGCGCTAGCCACATAAAAAAGTTTGTAATATTGTTCAAAATGCCAAAgtacttttttaaatattaaattataattcatatgaagaaaatgttgttatCATGCAATATTGacaattttaatgattaaCAACCCTGTAGCAAAAATCATCATGCCTTCTCACTCTTACAAACTAACAACTAAAtctaacaaagcaaaaaaatttgctgttttttccGCCGGAAATTAAAAGAGTGTAAAGATTGTAAAGAACACTCTAATGCTGAATGAGTCGAAATCGTGAGTATTCTACAAACTACTGGGCACCTCCATCGATCCCAGTTCTGTATACGCCTGCAATGATGAAGCATGACACCTTCTGGGTCTGGGACACCTTCTCCAGTCGATGGATGCAGCATGCGATGCAAAATGCCGTGTTGCTTGTGAATTTCAAGAGTTGATCAAGACTGCCTGTTGCATTACCGCAACAGACTTTTAGAATATTCGATTTAAGTATGCGCCTTCGACACCACAAGTTCTGTTAACACGTTTATTATCCTTTCACGAGGGTACACGAGGGTTAAAAAATTCACTTATGTTcaattaggaaaaaaaagagttcGAATGAGCGCCGGCACGTGCTTATATCTTGTCGATCCTCGGTTGTCAACCCTGCCGCTCCAGTCATCGCTCCAACGCTGCTTCGGTCTCCTTCACGTTCTGCGAATCGACTGCGGTGCCCTCTGTGGAGAAATACCGCAACCTCGATCGGCTGGGTATAATAATCTCGGTCGGACTGTTTATAATTGTTAACCCTTTTCATTATCTGCAATATATCAAGTAAcagaattttcattttattttcccaccacTAATCactcaaattaaacaaatcaaacgacGACACACAAATTACAACATGCATTGTAACcaattattttgttataaaCATTCTAATTGATGTATACCCCTATTTATCAGATGGCAACGGTTGTTGCAATCGCGCAAGCTCTAGACTCCGGGGAAGCGGGGATCGATGTGAAGATCAACGTGGAGAAGAATTCCAACTCGTACCTGAGTGGACGGCTATCACAAGGATCGTTCGTGTATGGGCTGAACGTGGATAAGCAGAAAGACAACCATTTCCAGCACAAAGTCAAGGGCCCGGATGATGTGACGTACGGTTGCTACGGGTTCGTCGATCCGGACGGTAAACCACATCTCGTGCACTACGTATCCGATCTCAAAGGATACCGTGTCGTACAACCGGACTCCGCCACCAAGATTTACGTCGCGCGTCTCGAGAGCAGCATGTAAGTAGATGATCAGTCCAGTGAATAGACCTGGATTATCTTAAAACATTTCTTCCATTCTTTTCTCAGAAACAACGTATATCAGGCACCACAGGAGAAGAACGTCCAGTGGAAGGATCTGTTCTTCCCGCCAGCCTGTAAGCAAGCGTTAAATGAAACGGAGCTAGACATCACATCGGCACCCACTaccacaaccaccacaccTCGTCCATTTGTGCCTAAAGAACGCGTGACACCAACCCCATCGCCTCCAACACCTGCCCCTGAAGAGGATacacctcccaccaccccacGTCGTCCACCTGTAAAACCATCACCAACCCCGACGACCACAACACCTTCACCCTCAACACCTGAAGAGGAAATAGCACCCTCCACACGTCGTCCATCTTTGCCAAAATACCCCTTGACACCTAGACCATCGAAACCGCTGCCACCACCAAACGTGATAACAAACGATCCAGAGCCCAAGCCCAGCGATATGTGTTCGTCGGTTGTGCAGGCCCCACCGACCCAGCCCGCCTGCTCGAAGGTATGCGACGAGCTCAAGAACGAACTAGAGGACATTAAGGGGAAACTTAATACCCTGCTAGATACGTTGGCGGAGAAACCGAAAAGTGGAGCAGATGGTAGTGGTACCAAGTTTGCCTACTTCCCGGTCATGCTAAGTGATGGACTGCCAGATGGAGTGGATGCCAGCTCTTCCAAGTTTGTGTTCCCAGCGGCTCCACAACAGTGCGGTAATCAGTAACGCAGTAACATGTTCCCATTGGTTTTGTTAAACAAGGCATCATCTGCGTAAAAACCAAGTCATATGCCTATATGACTTAACTATCtgtcgtgttttgtttgatatttggCAATAAAGCAGAAGCATTACGTTTCGTAACATTTGTCGTAAATTATTCATACTTAAATTATGACCGTTTGAATCAGCAAACGGTGCAGCAGAACATATGACAATTTCGTCCAAATATTTTTCGTCCTAGCTCTAAAGACGTCCTATTgctttgtgttggtttttgcaAACCGGTGctattgattttattgattGTAGTTAATGGTGTCAACAGTATTTCCCATGTTATAGTTATTGTTTACGATGAGGATATGTGGTGTGTGGCGGAATTATGCCATTTCTtctctggaaaaaaaaccttctttgGACTCTAACTGGACTGTTTACTATTCGTTAGATCGTTCAGTTCATGAGTTCAATTCTATTCCATTACATCAAATTACCATTTACTGAACATTGGTCCAACAGAATCGATCCAACGTTGATTTACCAGGGAAGCATTGCGGAACCTACGATAGCTGAATTTAAGTATACAGTGGAGTGCCAATTATCCGTGCTCATCGGGACTCGATGATTTCCGGATAATCGGATAACACGGAACAGGCACATCTCTTTTTTTGATAAGAAATAGTGTGTAATGTATCATGGGTAGGTCTTTTGTGgtgtataatttaattatcttgcctgttttattgttaaagAATCTGTAGTTGCTTTTTTGAGAATTTATTCTCTTTTTGGTTATCAAAATTTGGTCTTTCATTTCTCCTGTCATCGATGTTGAATAGAATATGTCAAATTTCCTTAGGAACTCTCATACGCAAGCTGCACGGATAATCAGACGCCCGGGTAAATGACACAAGGGTAATCGGCGCTTCACTGTATTATAAGCTGCTACTGGAGATGTTCCGCGCAAGGAACGAGAGATAATTCAAGGTCAGGATATGAACATGCGTTCAAAAGAGCTGTGCTTTAATAACTTTCAGTCTTCAGTCCCTCACGGGTATACGGGGGCCACTAGAAAAGCTTGTAGTGTGCGCTAATGGATGAtacattaataaataaataaacacacatcAATTGCattgaagagagagagatcgaGAAAAACAATTGACTTAATTCATCCACTTCCCACATGCTCTACCATCATGACAGATAAAGTTACTGCGAGAAACTTGAAAAATCTTAGGATAATTCTGGAGATGCATAACAATGGAGACGCTAGGGATGATTCTGAAGGTGTATGCCTGAAAAACACATTCTGCCTTCGCATTATCAGTAATTACGGAATGACTAGTGAGCAATAGCTTTCTAAATGTTTTCTAAATGTCTTTGTTTATGCAAAATAACACCGCAATATACATCAACTGCGAGGCCGGTTATTATTGCTGAGAAAGAAAACTTATCCGGAATCCGCAAATACGTTCAGTCTTGtaccaaaattataaaaccttAAGGGCAATCATTGAAATTTGCCAGAGTTTTACTGATCGAAGTACATGGCAGTACAGCAGCGCTGCAAGAAAAGTATCGTtatgcaacaataaaaacagtCCTGTTCAACGAATTTGAGTTGACGATCTATAAACGAGACACTGAAACGCGCTACTGCACGCATTCTGTATAGCAAAACATTCATGTGTTGGATTTGCAAACATCGAACATCAACAACTGCCCCAACCCAAGCTTAGATAAGAAAGCTGCAAAACTTAAttcgcctaaatgtaggcttACTGATTACACTCCACCGAACACAGTTTCTATCGACACTACCGCACCATTGGTATTCAGCACGGCGGTACCCAAGGGACAAAAAGCAAAGATATTATAACGACTTCTCGCTTTTTCTTCGCCATCTCTCGCTCTATCTGAAAGTATATTGCCGTTCGTGTTCTGCGATGAGCAACTTTATTGATGGGATGGTGTCAGTGTAGGCCGAGGAAGGAAAACCGAGAAAGAGTTTAATTTATCGTAGCGACAAAGTGACATTCGCAACGATCATAGAAACAGCTAATATTCTAACAGTGTGGCAGATTCAAGAAAATTAACAATGGTTCCTAAgaagtgaataaaaatgttCGGGAATGTTAGGGTTAATCTTGTTCCAAGGAATATTGTAAAGCTTGTCTTTCACCATTTTATGAATTAAGATAAAGTAATTACAAtattgtttgactgtttaatcaattttgaataagctgtattaaaaattaatgaaatttttcactctcattttttcaaatattttttttccgaaaTTTGTACACTGCAAAACACTAcataaacaatcaaaattCCTGGCACTAAAAACACTGTTTTAATTATCATCTAAttccattaaaaaaagatAGGCCATGTGGCTTAAGAATTGTagcattttaaaaagaaaagtgtaTTTTTGTGTATGAAATTTCATGCGCTGCGATTCGTACAATCGGTTAAGACGAATGTTCAAGAAATGAAAGCGACGACGTGATTATAAAAATCAACCAATCCAACAGATCTGAACTACTTTAAACTACTGCTTTCAAACACTTTTTGAACAAAACACTCTGAAACACTGAAACACTTTTTGTCTGAAACACTTTTTCAgactttaaaaacaaaacaaaatcgaaattTGTCTCAATCTGCACCAGAGTCAAAACAACTGCAACATGCACCCGTTGCTGTCTATGGGGCAAAACATACTTTATGTTAGAAAGCTTAAACTTTAATACGGTATCTGTTGAATAATCCTGGTAACATGTTTGATAATACTAAAGAGATTCATATTTTGACATAgtattttgacataaagaatgataATAGTATCATTCTTGCAGAACTAAAGTTAAAGCAAAATCttttaaagtttaataatttaattgtgaattcaaatcatttaaaacaatatccaAACATAGTTGTTAAAATGATCCAATACTAAATTTTCGTAAATTCGGACATCAAAATGTTAAAAGCATGTGTAACTTATCCTcgaaatgttaattttaatcgTTGTTTCAAgatgtaaaacaaatcaaatcagTACACACTTTCACATTCACTCAGCGACTGCGAtcaaagtaaaagaaaataacgaaaaagaaCCATTGCATAAAGACGGGTTTttataaattgaatattttacatgTTATTCGAAATACACAAACATATTAAGCTTATGCGATACTtttcttaaatttttgaatacatttttttttgcatgcggGAAATATGGTCTAACATTCAGTTCAGGCCTGGTAGAAaactgctttgttttgatattcttCGAACAGCTGATCAAAGCTCTCATTAGAAAATCAAACTAACCCTCTATTCGTAGAATAACTTGGATTGCCAGTTTGTTTGAGAAGCTGACAGCGGATAAATTTCCAAACGTCAAAACGGATATAGAAAAACTAGCTTAAAGTATGAACTGGCTCTATGATTTTGAGCTCCTGAGTTTTTTAGGTCTTGGGATGGGTGGAGTTCCAAATTTCAACTCAGAATTCTGATTTCTGTACTGATCACGGTGTGTTCGAAAATTAACTGGGTAGAACACCTTAAGTTACGTAGGAAAGAGTCAATCAGTAGTCTTTGGAGTTCAGGTATGATTTATGTAAGAATATCGTCACCGATTTCTTACTCATCAGCCCTTGAAACAAATCCATTTATGATGCCATTTAAGACAAGCATAACCACCTGAACTTGTGtataaagtaattaaaaagGAGAATCTCCTTATGCTTGTGGCTTTTATTTGTAACTCCTTTGTTTTGAACAATCatgaaaatatgataaacCATGCTGCATATTCGGTTCAATATGAGTATGCTTTAAAAGCTTTGTCATAAAGAAAACTAAAATTTAGCTTTAAAACTAACAAATTATTACTTTACAAAGCatttaaccaaaacaaaaagactTTTCCAATATTCAACCGAAAAAATAACTAAGCATCAACGGTTCAAAAGTATACATTCTTCTTTATTATCAAATATCTTACAAAGCAAAACTCGCACAACTTAACGCTAAGCCCTAACATATAATCATATGACTCGAATTCACACAGACAACTAACACCTTTATGCCTcgcttaacaaaacaaaaggtaaCACCTTACTGACTTACTGATTGCCGCACTGTTGCGGAACCGCTGGGAACACAAACTTGGAAGAGCTGGCATCCACTCCGTCCGGCAGTCCATCACTCAACATGACCGGGAAGTAGGCAAACTTGGTACCGTCACCACCTGCCTTACCCTTCGGCTTTTCCGCCAGCGTATCGAGCAGCTTATTCAGCTTCGCCTTAATGTCCTCTAGTTCGCCCTTCAGATCGTCACACACCTTAGAGCAGGCGGGCTGTGGTGCAAGATCTGCCGGTGGGGCCTGTACAACCGACGGACACAAATTGCTGGAAGCGGTGAACTCTGGCTCTGGAgcagctggtggtggtggcggcggcagGGCAGGTGTAACGCGGCGTGGTGTCGGTGGTGGACGACGTGTGGTGGATGGAGCACGGGGTGCCGGTCGTGGTGTGGTTGGTGGAGCAGATACCTTCGTTTCGGTGTACAGCTGCTTGCAGGCCGGCGGGAAGAACAGATCCTTCCACTGGACGTTCTTCTCCTGCGATGCCTGATACACGTTGTTTCTGTGGATGTTGGCCGATATTATAAGATCATGCGAGGTCTTCAAACGGAATAAAGACAAAATCGTTGCAAATACTTACATGCTACGCTCAAGACGCGAGATGTAGATCTTGGTGGCAGATTCCGGAGGTACAATGCGGTATCCTTTGAGATCCGATACGTAGTGCACGAGATGTGGTTTACCGTCCGGATCGACGAACCCGTAGCAACCGTACGTCACATCATCCGGGCCCTTGACTTTGTGCTGGAAATGGTTATCTTTCTGCTTCACCACGTCCAATCCATACTCGAACGATCCTTGTGGTAGCCGTCCACTCAGGTACGAGTTGGAGTTCTTCTCCACGTTGATCTTCACATCGATGCCCTCGTCACCGTAGTGAAGTGCTTGCGCGACTGCAACAACCGTTGCCAACTGCGTAACGGAGATACATCAAAGAAAAAGTTTATGAGAAATCACTTTACTGCAACAttcattttgaaaaattatattgAAAAGTTAGTTCAAAAAACAAGATAGACATTAAAACACATTGGGAAAAAACTATCGCCTTGCTGTCACTGCACAACCTTGATCCAATTCTAGCAACATTCCGATCGGTGCAACGGTTGCGCTGTTTCACCAACCTTGACAAGCAGCTTTGGATATCTTATCTGCTTCAAACGACCGTTTAAGGTGTCCCACACGCGACATTCCACACCACATTGGCCATGTTTTGTGGAAGCTAATCTCACCACGTCATGGTGATGCGTAAAGTGAGTTATGTAATCTCTTTCCCACTACTTCTACACGCTCTTCCACCATTCTCACGGAACCTTACGCGAACACGAGTAAAGATATCCTTCGATACCACATGATGCAGATCGATGCGATGGGAAATGGATGGTTTATCGTTCCGTTTTATCGCATTAGAAGATTATATTCTCGTTAATATGATTTACATCTAAATCGGATCTTTAAACGGTGCTTGTGGTGCTACGTCGTTGCATGTGTGTACAGCACTGGGGTCGTGTTTCGCAATGGAAGCGATGGAGGTGCCCAGTAGCTTGTAGAATGTGCATGATTTCAATTCACTAAGCATCACAGCTtactttatcaaaaaatgttcaaaaatgaCAAGATAACAGAAAACccttcatataaaaaaaaccgtaaaaACATCCgtttaaaaattttgaataCTCCTATTTCTTGTCgtcaaatgtttcaaatgtatgaaattatttctatttaGTAAAGGCTTCCTTAATTTCCTGAACTCGATTAAATAGATTCTTCCACAGTTCAATCCTATCAAAGAATTTATACAATCTGTCGAacaatttatcacaaaaaagaATGTCAAATTATCAATAGTACTTTGCTGTACTTACCAGcacgaaatatttcatcattttttataaattattataaaacaatgttatcacaaaaaacaactattgCACTAAACCAAACCAGCCGACGCTTCACTTAACTTCCTGAACTTCCTTATTGTGCACAACTTAACCCTGCTTCTTCACCGAttagatttttgtttattccacTCGTGCAACGATTTGCAACAAAACGTTACTCAATCTTTGACTCGTATAGGATCAATTTTCGCGATAAGTTcgtggttttcctttttttttcttcggtttcTCTGTAAATATCCTTTCACAGATCTGCTCGTCGTGTTCAATCAAAACTACGCCCCGGTACGATCGGACGTTGGACTGCGCGTTTTGACTTTAACCGCGTTACTCAACTTCTGGCacacaactgctgctgatcGGTACCGCGTCCGATGGTCTTATTTAAACGACTCCGCATCCACCTTCGGTAACCGGGTGGACAGCATCCGGCATCGTTTCGACGCAAAACATATGCAATCCCACTCTCGCCCCTCTCTTCAGTGCGTCCGAGCGTTATCTATCGCTGACAAAACCCACCTTCTactcgcaaaacaaaatcaaacacacgaAAGCAGAATCGacggagcaaaataaaaaataaacaaaccaacccgAATATCACCAAAACCGGAGCGAACCAGCGAATCAGGCATGAAAGCGAAAACCTGTTTTCATCTCTCACGAAAAAAGAGCAACAACCAAAAGCTCATCCCATCCCATTTCTACCATTGCGCGGGCGAAAGATCTTCCTCGCCTGTCTTTTGgcgcattgtttttgtttacatcttTCCCTTCGCATATTATttccatgcttttttttaattcactttttgttttgcacaatcTTCATTTCGCGTTTGTTTTTACCTGCTCCTCACTTAACATACCGATACAATTCAACGGATTCTTATGATTTGAGtctggagtttttttgtttttggtttttgaaaGGCAAGTCAACCACGGCGTCGAACTGTCGCATATTCCCGGAACGCTACAATCGATTTgcaagttttccttttttagtCATTTCGTACCGCGCTTTCGCGGCACATCGGAAACCGGACCAAAACAAATCCGGGAAACCTTAGAATAACAATTTGGCAAATACGCACGCGTTTTCTTTCGCCCATTCTTATTCCTACCGACGGTGTCTAAAAATGGACAACAGGCAGAAACGATCGGGGTAGAGAAAACCTACGGAAAGTCCACGATTGCGATCGCTGCTGCGGCACTCCGGATGTTTCCAATTTCGCACGAAACAAATGTGAACTCTTTGGACCGCGGACGGTGATAAATAAACGATGACGGGGATCAAGTTTGCTTTC
This region of Anopheles marshallii chromosome 2, idAnoMarsDA_429_01, whole genome shotgun sequence genomic DNA includes:
- the LOC128718405 gene encoding ras-associated and pleckstrin homology domains-containing protein 1-like — its product is MVKYFVMMATVVAIAQALDSGEAGIDVKINVEKNSNSYLSGRLSQGSFVYGLNVDKQKDNHFQHKVKGPDDVTYGCYGFVDPDGKPHLVHYVSDLKGYRVVQPDSATKIYVARLESSINNVYQAPQEKNVQWKDLFFPPACKQALNETELDITSAPTTTTTTPRPFVPKERVTPTPSPPTPAPEEDTPPTTPRRPPVKPSPTPTTTTPSPSTPEEEIAPSTRRPSLPKYPLTPRPSKPLPPPNVITNDPEPKPSDMCSSVVQAPPTQPACSKVCDELKNELEDIKGKLNTLLDTLAEKPKSGADGSGTKFAYFPVMLSDGLPDGVDASSSKFVFPAAPQQCGNQ
- the LOC128707909 gene encoding uncharacterized protein LOC128707909; the protein is MMKYFVLLATVVAVAQALHYGDEGIDVKINVEKNSNSYLSGRLPQGSFEYGLDVVKQKDNHFQHKVKGPDDVTYGCYGFVDPDGKPHLVHYVSDLKGYRIVPPESATKIYISRLERSINNVYQASQEKNVQWKDLFFPPACKQLYTETKVSAPPTTPRPAPRAPSTTRRPPPTPRRVTPALPPPPPPAAPEPEFTASSNLCPSVVQAPPADLAPQPACSKVCDDLKGELEDIKAKLNKLLDTLAEKPKGKAGGDGTKFAYFPVMLSDGLPDGVDASSSKFVFPAVPQQCGNQ